Part of the Pseudodesulfovibrio hydrargyri genome is shown below.
CTCGCCGAAGTACGACTCGGCCTTGCCGAAATCGCCCCGCGCCTCGGCCGCCCGCCCGCGTTCGAAATTCTTTTTGCCCTTGGTCTCGGGCCGCACCAGCTTGGAAAAGAATGACATGGCATGAACGATAGCCGTTTGGCGCTGCCACGACAAGGGGGATGCCTCCGGCGGCCGGGGCGCCGCCCCGGACCCCGCCAGGGGGAACCCTTTGAAAAGGGTTGCCCCCTGGACCCTCTCCCAAACTTTTTGGGTCGCCTGCGGCGAAGGGGGGGGCGGCATGGCGGATGGTTGTGTAGGGGGATTGGCGGTGTTCCGAAGGGCGCCCCCTACTGGGCGGCGTCTTGGACCAGGACGAAAAGAGCCATATGTAATGCGCTCTCGCCATCCGCGAAGCGGCGCTAAAAAGTTTAGGAGGAAAAGGGGGATGGGGGTCCGGGGGAGGCAAAAAAAGAGGGGACGCGCAAGGCGCGTCCCCTCTTTTTATTGGCTGTGAATCGGGTGACTAATCTTCGTCGGCGACGAAGTCGGAGATGGCGCATTCGGTGGTCAGCAGCATGCTGGACACGGACGCGGCGTTCTGCAGGGCGATGCGGGTGACCTTTTTGGGGTCGATGACGCCTTCCTTGACGAGGTCGGCGTATTCGCCGGTGGCGGCGTTGAAGCCGTTGTTGTTTTTGAGGGCCTTGACCTTTTCGACGATCACGGTGCCTTCGAGGCCGCAGTTGTTGGCGATCTGCCTGAGCGGTTCCTCGATGGCCCGGGCGATGATGTCGATGCCCGCCTGTTCGGTATCGTCGGCGCCCTTGAGGCCCTTGAGGGCCTTGCCGGCGCGCACCAGGGCGGTGCCGCCGCCGGGGACGATGCCTTCGTCAACGGCCGCGCGGGTGGCGTTGAGGGCGTCGTCGACGCGGTCCTTGCGTTCCTTCATCTCGATTTCGGTGGGCGCGCCGACCTTGACCACGGCCACGCCGCCGACCATCTTGGCCAGCCGCTCCTGGAGCTTTTCGCGGTCATAATCGCTGGTGGAGTTGGCCGCCATGTTGGATATCTCGTTGCAGCGGGCCTCGATGGCCTTCTTGTCGCCCGCGCCGTCCACGATGAGGGTGTTCTTCTTGTCGACCACGACCTTCTTGGCGGTGCCGAAGTGTTCGGGGCGGATGGATTCCAGGGTCACGGCGGTGTCTTCGGACACCGGGGTGGCGCCGGTCATGATGGCGATGTCGCGGACCATTTCCTTGCGGCGGTCGCCGAAGCCCGGGGCCTTGACGGCGCAGACCTTGAGCGCGCCGCGCATGGCGTTGATGGTCAGTCCGGCCAGGGCCTCGTTCTCAACGGTCTCGGCGATGATCAGCAGGGGACGGCCCGCCTTGGCCACGGCCTCGAGGATGGGCACGAGCGCCTTGATGTTGGAGATCTTGTTTTCGGCCAGGAGGATGAACGGATTCTCGAAGGTGACGTTCTGGGCTTCCTGGTTGTTGACGAAATAGGGGGAGAGGTAGCCGTTGTCCCACTGCATGCCTTCGACCACGTCCAGTTCGGTGGTCAGGCCCTGGGACTCCTCCACGGTGATGACGCCGTTGTTGCCGACCTTGTCCACGGCCTCGGCCAGGATCTCGCCGATGGTCATGTCGTTGTTGGCGGAGATGGCGCCCACCTGGGCGATCTCGGAGGTCTTCTTGATGGGCTTGGCCATCTTGTCCAGTTCCTCGACCACGGCGGCCACGGCGGCGTCGATGCCGCGCTTGAGCGACATGGGGTTGCGGCCCGCGGCCAGCAGCTTGACGCCCTCGTTGAACACGGCCTGGGCCAGGATCGTGGCGGTGGTGGTGCCGTCGCCGGCGATCTCGTTGGTCTTCTTGGCCACTTCCTTGACCATCTGGGCGCCCATGTTTTCGAGCTTGTCCTCGAGGTCGATCTTCTCGGCCACGGTCACGCCGTCCTTGGTCACCTGGGGAGCGCCCCAGGTCTTCTCGATCATGACGTTGCGGCCCTTGGGGCCCAGGGTGACCTTGACGGCGTCGGCCAGGGTGTTGACGCCGCGCTGCATGCCCTCGCGGGCTACCGCTTTGTAATCAATTGCTTTAGACATTGTTCCGAATCCCTATGAAAAGTGGTTGTCAGTTGTATGGGTTGGCTTCGTAAACCGTTCAGAAAGGTTCGAGTGCGAGGCGCGAGAAAGAATCAAGGCCGAAGCGTAGTCTTCCTACGCGAGGATTTGATTCTTTTGCAGCAACGAAGCAATCGGGCCTTTATGGACGGTTTTAGGCGAAGACGCCGAGGATGTCGTCCTCGCGCATGATAATCAGTTCGTCCCCGTCCATGCTGAACTCGCTGCCCGCGTACTTGGCGAACAGGACGATGTCGCCGTCCTTGACGGTCTTGCACTCGGGGCCGGCGGCCAGGACGACGCCGTTCTGGGGTTTTTCCTTGGCGGAATCCGGGATGTAGATGCCCCCGGCGGTCTTTTCCTCTTCTTCCTTCCTCTGGACGATGACGCGGTCATTGAGCGGTTTCAAACCCATGAAAAGTCTCCTTATGCTGTCTTCACCGCAAGCAGTGGCGGCGTATGTTTCGACTGGGCCAAGAGATAAGTACGGCGCGGGCGGTGTCAACAGGACGGGCGCATATTTTTCCGGACCGTTTCGGGGGCGCGGTTGAAATCCCCACCGATGCGGGGTAGTGCTATACTTAGAAAAAAAGCGAATAACCGAGAAAAAGGGAGCAGAAACAGGATGGAACCCGCGCTAAAACGGCTGGTGGTGGTCTCCAATCGCCTTCCGGTCGCCCTCCGCAAGGATGAGGACGGCTGGAAGCTCAAACAGGGCTCGGGCGGGCTGGTCACGGCCATGGCCCCGGTGCTCAAGAACCGGGGCGGCATGTGGATCGGCTGGTCCGGGACTTCGGATTCCGGGGCCGAACTGGACGGGCTCATGGACGACTTCACCGAGGAGGCCGGGTACGAGTTGTGCACCGTGCCACTGACCGAGGAGGACGTGGACGGCTACTACTACGGCTTTTCCAACGAGATCATCTGGCCGCTGTTCCACGATCTGCAGAGCCGCTGCCGTTTCCACCCCCGCTACTGGCGCACCTATCTGGACGTGAATTTCAAGTTCGCCGAGGTCGTGGCCCGGCGCTCCTCGCCCGAGGACTACATCTGGATCCAGGACTACCACCTCATGCACCAGGCCTTTTTTCTCAAGTCCATGGGCGTGCGGCGCAACACCGGGTTCTTCCTGCACATCCCCTTTCCGCCGCCGGACATCTTCATGAAACTGCCGTGGCGGGCCAAGCTGATCCAGGCCCTGACCGAGTTCGATCTGGTCGGCTTCCAGACGGTCCAGGACCGGCGCAATTTCGTGGGCAGCCTGCATCGGCTCATGCCCGAGGCCCGGGTCGAGGGGCGCGGCGCGGTGGTGACCATAAACATGGGCAACCGCTCGTTTCGGGCCGGGGCGTTCCCCATCTCCATCGATTACGCCCAGTTCTCGGACATGGCGGCCCGGCCCGACGTGGTCCAGAAGGCGTTCGACCTCAAGGAGGCGCTCAGGCACCGCAAGATCATCCTCGGCGTGGACCGGCTGGACTACACCAAGGGCATCCCAGAGCGCATCCGCTCCATCCAGACCCTGCTGCGCCGTTACCCGGACCTCAAGGGCAAGGTCAACTTCATCCAGATCGCGGTCCCCAGCCGCGAGGAGGTGGACGAATACAAGGAGCTGCGGACCGAGATCGAGCAGCTGGTCGGCCGGGTCAACGGCGAGTATTCCTTTCCGGGCTGGGTGCCGGTCCACTACCACTATCGCAGCCTGCCGCACGAGGATCTGGTGGCCTACTACGCGGCGGCCGACGTGGGGCTGGTCACGCCCCTGCGCGACGGCATGAACCTGGTGGCCAAGGAGTACTGCGCCTGCAACAACAAGGGCGACGGGGTCCTGGTCCTGAGCGAGTTCGCCGGGGCCGCCGCCCAGCTGCAAAAGCACGCCTACCTGGTCAACCCGTACGACGTGGAGGGCATCGCCAAGGCGCTGCACCGCGCCCTGTACTGGCCCATCGAGGAGCGCAAGGCGCACATGACCCGGCTGCGCGAACAGATCAGGCGCGGCAACATCTTCCGCTGGGTGGACTCCTTCCTCCGGGCGGGCATCGCCAAGTCCCTGGACGATTTCCCCGAGGCGGACACCGTGCACTTCAACCGGGTCTAGGCGTGCTCGTTCTCAAGTGCGCCGACTGCCGCCGCAAGTTGTGGCGCTATCACAAGATAGGCCAGGGCGAGGTGCACCGCTGCCACAAGGACCGCATCGACAAGGTCTGGAACATGGAGGAACGGGACGGCAAGGTCTTCTGCCCCTGCGGCCGGGCCGTGGGCATCGACCGGGGGAGTCACTATGCCATGGACAGGAAGGCCTTCACCTACAAGGGCACCAAAACCAATGGTTGACAGGCGGTCGCGCTTTCGGAAAAGGTATGCATATGAGTATAATGGAACCCGTTACCAAGGAGTTCGCCTTGAAGACCCGCTTTCTGATCCCGGCCCTGACGCTGACCCTGATCCTGGCCTTCGCCTCCGCTGGCGTGGCGGCGACCGCCCCGGCGGATTCCACGCCCGCCGTGGAGGGGTGCGGCTCCATCCCCTGGGGCGCGCCCATCTCCGCCGTGGAGGAGATCACCTACTCCCACACCGTGGCCGGGGTGAAATATTACAAAGTGACCAAGACCGAACCGTGCGGGGTGTTCGAAATCCAGGGCGCGAACGTGACCTACGGGTTCCTCGGCGGCAAGCTCTACACCGTGCTGGTGGAGATCGACAAGGCCCAGGACGTCAAGCAGGTGGTGGCCACCCTGATGGATTCCTACGGGCTGCCCGACCACAAGCAGTCGGACGGCTGGGACGAGTACCGCTGGGAGACCGACGACCTCAAGGTCAAGCTCAAGAGCCAGTTCGCAACCGACCGCATCAAGATCGGCATGTACTACAAGCCGCTGATCCCCCAGGAGTAGCGGTCGACCGATCGCCTTTTTTCCAGGCCGTCCCGCCCCGGGGCGGCCTGTTCCGCCATTTGCCTTTCATGGCGCCGTGCTTATCCTCTGCGTGGAGGAACCCATGTCGAAACAGATGAAGAATTTCCTGACCATTGCCGGGATCGTCATCCTGGGCGCGTTTCTCGCATTCCTGTACGACTGCATCGCCGGGCTGGCCGATTTCGCCGGACGGATCAACCCGGCGCTGGCCCCGTGGGTCTTCTGGGGGTTGATGGGCGTGGTCCTCGCCTCGCTGGCCTGGTGGCTGTCCCTGGCCCTGGTCCGGCCCAGGCCGCTGCTGGTCCACGCCGATCCCACGCCCGAGGAACTGGCCGGATTCCGCCGCGAACTCGTGAAGCGGCTGGCCAGGAATCGCGTGCTCAGGGACTCGGGGGTCGACGTGCGCGACGAATCGGGCCTGGAACTCGGGCTCGAGGTCCTGCGAAGGCGGGCCGACGAGGAGATACGCTCCACGGCCAAGCGGGTGTTCATCGGCTCGGCCGTGTCCCAGAACGGGCGGCTCGACTCCCTGGTGGTCCTGTTTCTCATCTCGCGCCTGGCCTGGCGCATCTCCAAGCTGTACGCCCAGCGGCCGCACTACCGCGAGCTGGTCAATCTGTACGTGAACATCGCGGCGACCTCGTTTCTGGCGGGTTCCATCGAGGAGTTCGGCATCGAGGAATACATCCATGAACTCATGGGGCCGCTGGTGGCCGGGTCGGCCCTGGGGGTCATGCCCGGGGCCGAGGCCGTGGCCTCCACCGTGACCAGTTCGGTCTTAAGCGGCTCCACCAACGCGCTGCTGGCCATGCGCTGCGGCATCGTGGCCCGCAACTACATGAGCCTGGACCTGGATAGGCGCGGGGCCATGCGCCGCTCGGCCACCTTGGAGGCGGCGCGCATGTTCATGTCCATCTCGGGCGAGACCGTGGCCCAGGTGACCAAGCTGCTGGTCAAGGGCTCGTCCAGGGCGGTCAGGGGCGGGGCCAAAAAGGCCTTCACCTCCGTGGGCAAGGGCGTGACCGGGGCCGCCGGGAGCGTGGGACGCGGCGTGTCCGGCGCTGCCGGGGCCGTGGGCGACGGGGCTAAGAGCGTGGGGCGCGGAGCGCGGGACATCGGGCGCGGGGTCACGGACTCGGCCCGCTCGGTGGTGGACGGCGTGGACCGGGCCCTGGACAAGGTCGTGGACGGTACGGCCGGGGCCGCCAAGCGGTCCGCCCGCACGGTCCGCAGTGCCGCGGACGGGGCCGGGCGGCTGGCCAAAAGGGCCGGGGGAGCCGTGTCCGGCGCGGCCGGTTCGGCCAAGGGCGCGCTGCGCTCCACGGGCAAATCCGTGGAAAAGGGCGTGCGCTCGGTGCGCGACACGCTGCTGCGCCGGAAGAAGAAGCCCGGGGACGAGCCGAAAGACGTCTAGGGTGCGCGCCGCGCGCCCGGAGAATTCCCCATCCGGAAGGGCGTCGAGGCCCGATGCGAATACGCCCCGCCCGGCATGATGCCGGACGGGGCGCGTTGTTCTGCTTTGGAATGCCGGATCGGGGCTAGGCGGCGGCTTCGTTGACCACCGCCATGGTGGAGCGGGCGATCTCCAGTTCCTCGTTGGTCGGGACGATGAGGATCTTGACCGGACTGCCCGCGGCGTGGATCTCCCGGATGCCCGGTTCCCTGACCGCGTTCTTCTCCGTGTCGATATGGATGCCCAGGGGGGCGAGGCCCTCGCAGACCTTGGCCCGCAGGTGGTCGTCGTTTTCGCCGACCCCGGCGGTGAAGACCAGGGCGTCCACCGTGCCGAGCACGGCCAGGAAGGAGCCGACGGTCTTCTTGGCCCGGTAGGCGAACATCTCGAAGGCCAGCTGGGCGTTTTCGTCGCCCTGCTCCCGTGCCTGGTGCACGTCGCGCATGTCGTTCATGCCGCAGATGCCGAGCAGGCCGCTCTGGTGGTTCATCAAGGCGTCGATCTCATCCAGGGAAAGGGACTTGTTCTTGGCCAGGAACGGCACGATGGCCGGGTCGATGTCGCCGCACCGCGAGCCCATCATCAGGCCGGCCAGGGGCGTCAGGCCCATGGTGGTGTCCACGCACTTGCCCTTTTCCACCGCGTCCATGGAGCAGCCGTTGCCCAGGTGCAGGGTGATCAGGTTGACCTCTTCGGGCTTCTTGCCCAGGTGCTCGGCCGCGGCCCGGGACACGAACTTGTGGGAGGTGCCGTGGAAGCCGTACTTGCGGATCTTCAGGTCGTCGTAGAGCTCCATGGGCAGGGGGTACATGTACGCGTGGGGCGGCATGGTCAGGTGGAACTCGGTGTCGAACACGGTCACGTTGGGCACGTCGCCGAAGAGCTTGCGGGCCTGTTCGATGCCGATGGTGTTGGATTCGTGCAGCGGGGCCAGCGGGATGTTGGCCCGGATGGTCTCGACCACGGCGTCGTCCACCAGCACGGGGTGGGAGAAGGATTCGCCGCCCTGGACCACGCGGTGCCCGATGGCGTCGATCTCGCCGAGCGAATCGATCACCCCGTCCAGGAGGCGGTCCGTCATCAGCTTCAGGGCCTCGGTGTGATCGGCGATGGGCAGCTCGTCCACCCGTTTCGCGGGCGAGTCGCCGTCCGGGCGGGAGGTATGGGCGATCCGGCCGATCTCCCCGCCGATGCGTTCCACCAGGCCGGTGGCCATGACCGTTTCGTTGTTCATGTCCCGCAGTTGGTATTTGAGGGAGGAGCTGCCGCAGTTGATAACCAGGATTTTCATGTTAAGCGTCCTTTTCTGCCTGGGCCTGAATGGCGGTGATGGCCACGGTGTTGACGATGTCGCGCACCAGGCATCCCCGGCTCAGGTCGTTGACGGGTTTGTTCAGGCCCTGCAGGATCGGGCCGACGGCCGTGGAGCCGGGCACGGCGCGCTGCACGGCCTTGTAGGTGTTGTTGCCGGTGTTCAGGTCCGGGAAGATGAAGACCGTGGCCTGGCCCGCCACTTCGGAGCCGGGCAGCTTGGTCTTGGCCACGTCCGGGGCCACGGCCGCGTCGTACTGCAGGGGGCCTTCGATCGGGATGTCGAGGCCCCGTTCCTTGGCCAGCTCACGGGCGATGCGCGCGGCCTCGGCCACCTTCTCCACTTCCTCGCCCTTGCCGGACGTGCCGGTGGAGTAGGAGAGCAGGGCCACCTTGGGTTCGATGCCGAAGACGCGCGCGGTCTCGGCCGAGACCAGGGCTATTTCGGCCAGCTGGCGGGCGTCCGGCTTGGGGTTCACCGCGCAGTCGCCGAAGCAGACCACGTGGTCGCCCATGCACATCAGGAAGACCGACGAGACGATGGAGGAGCCGGGCTTGGTCTTGATGAACTCGAAGGCCGGGCGGATGGTCTGGGAGGTGGTGGTCACCGATCCGGAAACCATGCCGTCGGCGTCGCCCATCTTGACCATCATGGTCCCGAAATAGGTCGGATCGCTCATCCGGTCGCGGGCGTCCTTCATGAGGATGCCCTTTTTCTTGCGGGCCTCGAAATAGGCCTGCGCGTAGTCCTCGAACCGTTCGGACGTGGTCGGGTTGACGATCCGCGCCCCGTCAAGCCGTACGCCCAGGCGGGCCGCCTGCTCGCGGACGGCGGTCTCGTCGCCGAGCAGGATGATCTCGGCCACGTTGCGGCGCAGCAGGATCTCCGTGGCCTGGATCACGCGGTCGCTGTTGCCCTCGGGCAGGACGATGCGCTGCGGCCGGGCCTTGGCCCTTTCGATCAGGTTGTACTCGAACATGAACGGGGTGATCTTCCGGGACTTGGTGGTCACCAAGCGTTTTTGCAGCTCCTCGGTGTTCACGTTGGAGTCGAACAGCTCGATGGCCGAGGCGACCTTGGCCGGGTTTTCCGGGTCGATGGTGCCGTGCAGGGCCTGGAGGATCTGGGTGGCCTTGAACGTGTGGTCCTCCACGCTCAGGATGGGCATGGGCACGCCGGTCCAGCCTTCGATCAGCCGGTGGATGGTGTCCGACGGCTGGAGGCCGCCGGTCAGGACCATGCCCGCGATGTTCCCGTAGGCCGAGGACTGGCGCGAGGTCAGGCTGGCCAGGATGATGTCCGAGCGGTCGCCGGGGGTGATGATCAGGCTCCCTTCGGTCAGGTACTTGAGGAAATTGCCTATGTGCATGGCCGCCACCAGGCAGTCGTCCACCGGCCGGTCGAGCTGGCCGTGGCCGTACAGGACCGAGGCGCCCAGCCATTTGGCGACGTCGCGGATGGTCGGGTTGCCCAGGCGCTTGTCGTCCGGGATGATGTAGCCGAGCAGGGGATGGGTGGTGCGGACGCGTTCGCGGATGTCGTCGAGCACGCTTGCGGGCAGGTCGGGACGGGCCCGGTTGACGATCAGGCCGAGGACCTCGAGGCCCCGCTGCTCGAAGGTCTCGATGGTCCGCTGGGCCGAATCACACACGTTTTCGGCGTCCTGGTCGCGGCCGTTGACCACCAGCAGCACCGGGCAGCCCAGGTTGGAGATGATCGAGGTGTTCAGCTCGTACTCCATGGTGGCGCTGTCGCCGATGTAGTCGGTGCCCTCGCAGAGCACGAAGTCGTACTCCTTCTCCAATTCCTTGAATTTGTTGAGCGTGGTCTCGAGGAGCAGGGCCTGCTGCCCTTCGTTGAGCAGCCTGCGCGCCTGGCTCAGGGTGTAGGCGTGGGTCCGTTCGTACTCGATGTCCAGCTTGAAGAGCTTCTGGACGAGATCGATGTCGTGGTCGTGTTCGTCGTGCACCGGGTCGCCGATGATCGGGCGAAAGATGGCCACTCGCTGTACATTGGCATGCAACAGGTGCATGAGCCCCAGCAGGATGGCGGACTTGCCGCTGTACGGCTCGGTGGCCGCTATGAAAAGGCTTTTAGACATGGGGGTATCCTTTGTTTTGGCGTGGGGCGGGCGCGATGCGTCCTCCCGAAATTTTTTTCGGTGGCGTATGAGCGGGCGTTTGGGCGGAGGGGGCGGGTCTAGCGGTAGCGGTGCAGGAGGCCGCAGGCCATGTTGCGGGTGGGCGTGGAGCGGGGCACGGCCCGGACGGTGTGGCCGTCCATCTCCCACCAGGTGAGAATGCCGTTTTCCTCCAGCTGTTCAAGGGCCTTTTCCAGCCGTTTGATGAACTGGCTCTTCTGTTTGGTCTTGGGGCGGCACAGGTCGTACAGGCTCCTCAAATCCGAGGAAAAGCCGCCCTTGTAGACCTGGGCGGCGCCGAGGAGCCACTTGGCGAGGCCGTTGCCGCCCTGCGGAAGCCGTTCGCGCATGATCTGTTCCAGGCCGTTCCTGCGGAAGGCCATGGTCACGTCGCCGTTGACTTCGACCAGGCATTCCTCCTGCCGGGCGTCCACCAGGACGCGGTTCATGAGCTGGGTCGTGTACTGATAGCCCTTGCCCTCGATGCAGATGGCGGCCGAGGACAGCCGCTTCAGGCTGGTGAACACCCGTTCGCGGTTCTTCTCGTTGTTGCGCCGGTTGTGCGCGTGCAGGAGCTCGGCGGGCTTGACCTGGCACCGTTCGGGGCCGCCGTTGCCCGCCGGGGAACGGCGGACGCAGTACAGCAGCACGTCCAGGTCCCACTGGTCGAAGCGGTTCCCGGTGAAGAAGAGTTCCTTGTTCCCGCAGAGGGTGGCCAGCCGCCGCCGGTGGACGAATTCGGAATCGTGCATGTATTCGGCGCTGAACAGGTCCGAGAGGAAGAAAACGCCGAGATGCTGAATGC
Proteins encoded:
- the groL gene encoding chaperonin GroEL (60 kDa chaperone family; promotes refolding of misfolded polypeptides especially under stressful conditions; forms two stacked rings of heptamers to form a barrel-shaped 14mer; ends can be capped by GroES; misfolded proteins enter the barrel where they are refolded when GroES binds), which encodes MSKAIDYKAVAREGMQRGVNTLADAVKVTLGPKGRNVMIEKTWGAPQVTKDGVTVAEKIDLEDKLENMGAQMVKEVAKKTNEIAGDGTTTATILAQAVFNEGVKLLAAGRNPMSLKRGIDAAVAAVVEELDKMAKPIKKTSEIAQVGAISANNDMTIGEILAEAVDKVGNNGVITVEESQGLTTELDVVEGMQWDNGYLSPYFVNNQEAQNVTFENPFILLAENKISNIKALVPILEAVAKAGRPLLIIAETVENEALAGLTINAMRGALKVCAVKAPGFGDRRKEMVRDIAIMTGATPVSEDTAVTLESIRPEHFGTAKKVVVDKKNTLIVDGAGDKKAIEARCNEISNMAANSTSDYDREKLQERLAKMVGGVAVVKVGAPTEIEMKERKDRVDDALNATRAAVDEGIVPGGGTALVRAGKALKGLKGADDTEQAGIDIIARAIEEPLRQIANNCGLEGTVIVEKVKALKNNNGFNAATGEYADLVKEGVIDPKKVTRIALQNAASVSSMLLTTECAISDFVADED
- a CDS encoding co-chaperone GroES; the protein is MGLKPLNDRVIVQRKEEEEKTAGGIYIPDSAKEKPQNGVVLAAGPECKTVKDGDIVLFAKYAGSEFSMDGDELIIMREDDILGVFA
- a CDS encoding alpha,alpha-trehalose-phosphate synthase (UDP-forming) — its product is MEPALKRLVVVSNRLPVALRKDEDGWKLKQGSGGLVTAMAPVLKNRGGMWIGWSGTSDSGAELDGLMDDFTEEAGYELCTVPLTEEDVDGYYYGFSNEIIWPLFHDLQSRCRFHPRYWRTYLDVNFKFAEVVARRSSPEDYIWIQDYHLMHQAFFLKSMGVRRNTGFFLHIPFPPPDIFMKLPWRAKLIQALTEFDLVGFQTVQDRRNFVGSLHRLMPEARVEGRGAVVTINMGNRSFRAGAFPISIDYAQFSDMAARPDVVQKAFDLKEALRHRKIILGVDRLDYTKGIPERIRSIQTLLRRYPDLKGKVNFIQIAVPSREEVDEYKELRTEIEQLVGRVNGEYSFPGWVPVHYHYRSLPHEDLVAYYAAADVGLVTPLRDGMNLVAKEYCACNNKGDGVLVLSEFAGAAAQLQKHAYLVNPYDVEGIAKALHRALYWPIEERKAHMTRLREQIRRGNIFRWVDSFLRAGIAKSLDDFPEADTVHFNRV
- a CDS encoding DUF697 domain-containing protein, producing the protein MSKQMKNFLTIAGIVILGAFLAFLYDCIAGLADFAGRINPALAPWVFWGLMGVVLASLAWWLSLALVRPRPLLVHADPTPEELAGFRRELVKRLARNRVLRDSGVDVRDESGLELGLEVLRRRADEEIRSTAKRVFIGSAVSQNGRLDSLVVLFLISRLAWRISKLYAQRPHYRELVNLYVNIAATSFLAGSIEEFGIEEYIHELMGPLVAGSALGVMPGAEAVASTVTSSVLSGSTNALLAMRCGIVARNYMSLDLDRRGAMRRSATLEAARMFMSISGETVAQVTKLLVKGSSRAVRGGAKKAFTSVGKGVTGAAGSVGRGVSGAAGAVGDGAKSVGRGARDIGRGVTDSARSVVDGVDRALDKVVDGTAGAAKRSARTVRSAADGAGRLAKRAGGAVSGAAGSAKGALRSTGKSVEKGVRSVRDTLLRRKKKPGDEPKDV
- a CDS encoding acetate/propionate family kinase; amino-acid sequence: MKILVINCGSSSLKYQLRDMNNETVMATGLVERIGGEIGRIAHTSRPDGDSPAKRVDELPIADHTEALKLMTDRLLDGVIDSLGEIDAIGHRVVQGGESFSHPVLVDDAVVETIRANIPLAPLHESNTIGIEQARKLFGDVPNVTVFDTEFHLTMPPHAYMYPLPMELYDDLKIRKYGFHGTSHKFVSRAAAEHLGKKPEEVNLITLHLGNGCSMDAVEKGKCVDTTMGLTPLAGLMMGSRCGDIDPAIVPFLAKNKSLSLDEIDALMNHQSGLLGICGMNDMRDVHQAREQGDENAQLAFEMFAYRAKKTVGSFLAVLGTVDALVFTAGVGENDDHLRAKVCEGLAPLGIHIDTEKNAVREPGIREIHAAGSPVKILIVPTNEELEIARSTMAVVNEAAA
- the pta gene encoding phosphate acetyltransferase → MSKSLFIAATEPYSGKSAILLGLMHLLHANVQRVAIFRPIIGDPVHDEHDHDIDLVQKLFKLDIEYERTHAYTLSQARRLLNEGQQALLLETTLNKFKELEKEYDFVLCEGTDYIGDSATMEYELNTSIISNLGCPVLLVVNGRDQDAENVCDSAQRTIETFEQRGLEVLGLIVNRARPDLPASVLDDIRERVRTTHPLLGYIIPDDKRLGNPTIRDVAKWLGASVLYGHGQLDRPVDDCLVAAMHIGNFLKYLTEGSLIITPGDRSDIILASLTSRQSSAYGNIAGMVLTGGLQPSDTIHRLIEGWTGVPMPILSVEDHTFKATQILQALHGTIDPENPAKVASAIELFDSNVNTEELQKRLVTTKSRKITPFMFEYNLIERAKARPQRIVLPEGNSDRVIQATEILLRRNVAEIILLGDETAVREQAARLGVRLDGARIVNPTTSERFEDYAQAYFEARKKKGILMKDARDRMSDPTYFGTMMVKMGDADGMVSGSVTTTSQTIRPAFEFIKTKPGSSIVSSVFLMCMGDHVVCFGDCAVNPKPDARQLAEIALVSAETARVFGIEPKVALLSYSTGTSGKGEEVEKVAEAARIARELAKERGLDIPIEGPLQYDAAVAPDVAKTKLPGSEVAGQATVFIFPDLNTGNNTYKAVQRAVPGSTAVGPILQGLNKPVNDLSRGCLVRDIVNTVAITAIQAQAEKDA